A region from the Bdellovibrio bacteriovorus genome encodes:
- a CDS encoding pentapeptide repeat-containing protein, translated as MHVLTVTLLLITSVAAADVCPDGRKSSDFIQGPLQFVRCQNIQNAYFEKDLLKGADASGSHFYKVGFNKVNFDHVQMTSVEFRENTFEKVTGLNWNIQNSRWMGGIIKDSHLSKNRLDASKLGGVKIYRTNLSETSLKDTTWSNCYFEDVNLEGADLRGARFDMCVFLNVRMKGALFNKYTKLPISDAQRSLQGMVYSP; from the coding sequence ATGCACGTTCTCACTGTGACCTTGCTCTTAATAACCTCTGTAGCAGCGGCGGATGTTTGTCCCGACGGTCGCAAAAGTTCCGACTTTATCCAAGGCCCCTTGCAGTTTGTTCGCTGCCAGAACATTCAAAATGCTTACTTTGAAAAAGATCTTTTAAAGGGAGCGGACGCTTCTGGAAGCCATTTCTATAAAGTCGGATTTAACAAAGTAAATTTTGATCACGTTCAAATGACATCGGTAGAGTTCCGGGAAAACACTTTTGAAAAAGTAACGGGACTGAACTGGAATATTCAAAATTCTCGATGGATGGGTGGAATAATAAAAGACAGCCATCTATCCAAGAATCGCCTCGACGCTTCCAAGTTGGGTGGAGTTAAAATCTATCGTACGAATTTAAGCGAAACCTCCTTAAAGGACACAACCTGGAGCAACTGTTATTTCGAAGACGTAAATCTGGAAGGCGCGGATCTGCGCGGAGCACGCTTCGACATGTGTGTCTTTTTAAATGTACGTATGAAGGGAGCTTTATTTAACAAATACACGAAGCTTCCCATTTCTGACGCTCAAAGATCGCTTCAAGGCATGGTGTATTCACCATGA
- a CDS encoding PQQ-binding-like beta-propeller repeat protein: MNKTQRLYGFFLSLTHIVTLWFWRAFDFNYGLSYKLQNLEWNPWPFIPEGHVLFIQEHAVAVTSVYILLSLLTPLLFLFEKPKDPVRLGAFTLTLFAKLAIFFSSYDFMGNYHYMGNLLLALYVVSGAHLLFLQISLALFYFGAGLLKFNAEWITGSALLRETFLQGFWLQAACVYVILLETVLIWFLFAKKKYLRLITLAQLVVFHIFSWHIVGFYYPSVMFLLLTVFLLYRPTDFNFKNNLPKWAPVYFALFLAAQLYPKLLNKNEALTAEGRMLSLNMLDAKTECLASFELPTQDGYLYLDQPLSYAIRIRCDPLVYFNYAKKLCAQSSHVTVPSVKINLKSRKQTDYQDTWVIRDQEMCDKELTYSIFLNDWVHASRELSAPTSAPEKAYSHWRENPQRTGESRHLMKASFTTSLLPFPFQENIHSAGKSSPIAFKNLWFVGSDSGSLYAFDNSSFLWRDYFPKPIFGFHGSGVTTEDGDLYLGAYDGILHKIRSKDGKRIWSVKLGSAIGSSPLLVNGLLYVAVENLPDSSTFFALDPRSGAIRWSSNKIKGLAHASLSYHAKSEQVFGATGTGEVISFHSRSGKEMWRINVSGKIISTPLVTDESVVIVSTEGDVQALNVRNGTLRWHHQLGSGSRASPSYHSKENILIVPSENGDITALQAADGAELWRKMNAHLHVSSGIIARYGKADVYIDQCQEKTLCFLNVKTGTVLETYSLPDSFSSTPMLKEDGLYITLDGSAGLWRLGENVKTAKQSAK, translated from the coding sequence ATGAACAAGACACAACGGCTTTACGGCTTCTTTTTGTCTTTGACCCACATTGTGACCCTTTGGTTTTGGCGGGCCTTTGATTTCAACTACGGACTGTCGTACAAGCTTCAGAATTTAGAATGGAATCCTTGGCCATTTATTCCTGAAGGGCACGTCTTATTTATTCAGGAACATGCGGTGGCGGTTACCAGTGTCTATATACTTTTGTCCCTTCTGACACCTTTACTATTTCTGTTTGAAAAGCCTAAAGACCCCGTTCGTCTTGGCGCATTCACACTGACCCTATTCGCTAAGCTTGCGATCTTTTTTTCCTCTTATGATTTTATGGGTAACTATCACTATATGGGCAACTTGTTGTTAGCCCTTTATGTGGTCTCTGGCGCCCATCTGCTTTTTTTACAAATATCATTAGCGCTTTTTTATTTCGGCGCCGGACTTTTAAAGTTCAATGCCGAATGGATCACGGGTTCGGCTCTTCTTCGTGAAACATTTTTGCAAGGATTCTGGTTACAGGCGGCCTGCGTTTACGTCATCTTGCTGGAAACAGTCTTGATCTGGTTTTTATTTGCCAAAAAAAAATATCTTCGGCTCATTACTTTGGCTCAACTGGTTGTCTTTCATATTTTTAGCTGGCACATCGTCGGATTTTATTATCCGTCGGTGATGTTTCTATTACTGACTGTATTTCTTCTTTATCGGCCAACGGATTTTAATTTCAAGAACAACCTTCCGAAGTGGGCTCCTGTCTATTTTGCCCTTTTCTTAGCGGCTCAGCTTTATCCAAAGCTGCTTAATAAGAATGAAGCTTTGACCGCCGAGGGACGAATGCTTTCTTTGAATATGCTTGATGCCAAAACAGAATGCCTGGCATCGTTTGAGCTTCCAACCCAAGACGGATATTTGTACCTGGATCAACCGCTTTCTTATGCGATTCGCATCCGCTGTGATCCGTTGGTTTATTTTAATTATGCAAAAAAACTGTGCGCGCAATCTTCACATGTCACTGTCCCGAGTGTTAAGATAAATCTGAAATCACGCAAACAGACCGATTATCAAGACACCTGGGTCATTCGTGACCAAGAAATGTGTGACAAAGAACTTACCTATTCGATCTTCCTGAATGATTGGGTTCACGCAAGTCGCGAACTTTCGGCGCCGACATCAGCACCGGAAAAAGCTTACTCTCATTGGCGGGAAAATCCGCAACGGACCGGAGAATCTCGTCATCTGATGAAGGCCTCGTTTACCACTTCCTTGCTGCCCTTTCCTTTTCAGGAAAACATTCACTCTGCCGGTAAATCCAGTCCTATAGCTTTTAAAAACCTTTGGTTCGTAGGAAGCGACAGCGGTTCCTTGTACGCCTTTGATAATTCTTCTTTTCTTTGGAGAGACTATTTCCCTAAGCCTATCTTTGGCTTTCATGGGTCCGGTGTGACCACCGAAGATGGAGATCTCTATCTAGGTGCTTACGACGGAATTCTGCATAAGATCCGCAGTAAAGATGGAAAAAGAATCTGGTCCGTTAAATTGGGAAGTGCGATTGGATCTTCTCCCCTATTGGTAAATGGTTTGCTGTATGTCGCGGTCGAAAATCTGCCTGATAGCAGCACTTTCTTTGCGCTGGATCCGCGCAGTGGGGCTATTCGCTGGAGCTCAAATAAAATCAAGGGACTTGCTCACGCTTCGCTGAGCTATCACGCCAAAAGCGAGCAGGTATTCGGGGCTACGGGTACCGGTGAAGTGATTTCCTTTCACTCGCGGTCCGGGAAGGAAATGTGGCGTATAAACGTCTCGGGAAAGATTATTTCTACGCCTTTAGTCACTGACGAATCCGTGGTCATTGTCAGTACAGAGGGAGATGTCCAAGCACTGAATGTCCGTAACGGAACCTTGCGCTGGCATCATCAGTTAGGCTCGGGATCTCGGGCCTCCCCTTCTTATCATTCTAAAGAAAATATCTTGATAGTTCCCTCTGAAAATGGCGACATCACGGCTTTGCAAGCCGCCGATGGGGCCGAGCTTTGGCGGAAGATGAATGCCCACCTTCACGTATCGAGCGGAATCATTGCCCGTTACGGTAAGGCCGATGTTTATATAGATCAGTGCCAGGAAAAAACTTTGTGTTTTCTAAATGTGAAAACTGGCACCGTGCTAGAAACTTATTCCCTGCCAGACAGTTTTTCATCAACGCCTATGCTGAAAGAAGACGGTCTTTATATCACTCTTGATGGGTCAGCGGGCTTATGGCGCTTGGGTGAGAACGTAAAGACTGCAAAACAGTCTGCAAAGTAG
- a CDS encoding PulJ/GspJ family protein, translating to MDKKGFTLVEVMVVSAIMAILLLASSQATIVFVKEMKRIEKKQEVVSEIQEMDMFIRRSARNLNMSRLNMPTTFYQTLNTGATSLGSNAVSPAPSMIINPQEWAKNAQGSHLYEKATEAIAEDGIRDYS from the coding sequence ATGGATAAGAAGGGATTCACATTGGTTGAGGTCATGGTGGTTAGTGCCATCATGGCCATTCTGCTTTTGGCATCAAGTCAGGCGACGATTGTCTTTGTAAAAGAGATGAAGCGCATTGAAAAAAAGCAAGAAGTGGTCAGTGAAATTCAAGAAATGGATATGTTTATTCGTCGTTCGGCAAGAAACTTAAACATGAGCCGTTTGAATATGCCGACAACTTTTTATCAAACCCTCAATACGGGGGCAACGAGTCTAGGTAGCAATGCAGTTTCACCTGCGCCTTCAATGATTATAAATCCTCAAGAATGGGCTAAGAATGCCCAGGGAAGTCACCTGTATGAAAAAGCCACGGAAGCCATAGCAGAAGACGGCATACGAGATTATTCTTGA
- a CDS encoding KH domain-containing protein produces MSSLRKQVAVIKVRKMEDGASERFNIARENIQRIIELALKEIATDPDCVGLRYSVGEQTTVYYIKTNQDNFGRVLGSGGRTINCLRHLVTAIAGRHGFRAILQVENEDQFY; encoded by the coding sequence ATGAGTTCGCTAAGAAAGCAAGTGGCAGTGATTAAAGTGCGAAAGATGGAAGATGGAGCTTCAGAAAGATTCAATATCGCGCGAGAAAATATCCAGCGCATTATTGAACTGGCTCTCAAAGAAATTGCAACTGATCCGGATTGTGTAGGTCTCCGTTACTCCGTCGGGGAGCAGACGACTGTCTATTACATAAAAACGAATCAAGATAATTTCGGCAGAGTTCTGGGGAGTGGAGGAAGGACTATCAATTGTCTTCGCCATCTTGTGACAGCCATAGCGGGACGCCATGGGTTTCGGGCCATCTTGCAAGTAGAGAATGAAGATCAGTTTTACTAA
- a CDS encoding TIGR02147 family protein: MNELSKILIREFEVKRQRNLKFSLRAFAKFLKTDASNLSKIIRGERIPSASFALELLQRLSIEADEKNAVLKSLVEIKSHLKEERKEKSKNLEDKVVASCHWLHLILLEISQLMTLTPKQLEKISHILNVSSYELQMAYDELARWDLLNEDGIDNYSTMCAPITAENLRAIQRQFLKMAVEAMETYDLSERENTTLTFSIPKAHIPEVKEILKKTRDRINRLSNVNKNQKSCIYNVSMALYPVCDSADLT, encoded by the coding sequence ATGAACGAACTTTCAAAAATCTTGATTCGCGAATTTGAAGTAAAACGCCAACGAAATTTAAAGTTCTCTTTGAGAGCCTTTGCTAAATTTTTAAAAACAGACGCCAGCAATCTTTCAAAGATAATCCGCGGTGAAAGAATTCCTTCGGCCAGCTTTGCCTTGGAGCTTCTTCAACGATTAAGTATTGAGGCGGATGAAAAAAACGCCGTTTTAAAATCCCTTGTCGAAATCAAAAGTCATCTTAAAGAAGAAAGAAAAGAAAAATCTAAAAACCTGGAAGACAAAGTCGTAGCATCGTGCCATTGGCTTCACCTTATTTTGCTGGAAATCTCGCAATTAATGACTTTAACGCCAAAACAGTTAGAAAAGATCAGCCACATTTTGAATGTCTCATCGTATGAACTCCAAATGGCTTATGATGAATTGGCAAGATGGGACTTATTAAATGAAGACGGAATTGATAACTACAGCACCATGTGCGCGCCGATCACTGCTGAAAATCTTCGCGCCATTCAACGGCAATTTTTAAAGATGGCCGTAGAGGCGATGGAAACTTACGATCTTTCGGAACGAGAAAATACGACCCTGACTTTCTCAATCCCTAAAGCTCACATCCCCGAAGTTAAAGAGATCTTAAAAAAGACTCGCGATCGCATCAATCGTTTATCCAACGTGAATAAGAATCAGAAAAGCTGCATCTACAACGTCTCTATGGCTCTTTATCCGGTTTGCGATAGTGCCGATTTGACTTAG
- a CDS encoding tail fiber domain-containing protein → MKHGTYLVLVHILLASLGSFAAPNLLTYQGRIVKADGTALEYNNVSFLFEITNNTGACVIYREQKNGINMTNSHGVFDVPIGAGTKLFPSSPTKTLLNAFNNSTTHDCADADNNVAGNYTPAVGHTRLLRVQFHDGTGWKVISPDNEIRSVPFAAYSQSAEKLGDLGANDFIVKTGIPSCNAGEFLTWNGTALTCAAVSGASGGTVTNVTSANSYLTVASNTSTPVLTLNVGSTANTVAAGNDPRLSDSRPPNGAASGDLSGTYPNPTVAKIQNVAVATAVPTTGQFFKFDGSQWAASAIAISDVTNLNSTFSNYHTTAAFNAAVGSANCAAYQTPYWNSVSGSFQCQAINVSVAGDVSGSIGAVSVNKIKGVDVDTTGLSSGQVLKYDGTKWAPANDSNAGGTVTNIATGTGLSGGPITSTGTISLANTTVTAGSYTRANITVDAQGRLTAASNGSAVNLATDITGTLPIANGGTGQTNATDAFNALSPLTTKGDIVVNDGTNDIRLPVGINGQVLSANSAQASGLQWVTPTNGTVTNVSGTAPISVSSGSTTPSISIVDATTSAKGAVQVGAGIAVSAGTISADPANFPSAVPVSKGGTGATSLTANRLLASNGSGSAITAFNCATGQLLTFDATGMMTCTSFANASVFVNGGNSFAAAGTLGTNDSNALNLETNNTVRLTISAAGDLAVNTTVDTNAKLKIRSGSATQAPLSLDSPASGIPSIDFLRNGTWKGTFGFTNGAGDELYVSNGVNGPVIFDTNNDEKMRIQADGKVGIGSSGPGALLQVGAWDAQATYNSIFVGSYHNTLGQAQFVGNWNSTGYWGIGPATNPANGVVRIGNANTAGDWRATQDLALQVPGRIGIGPTVTAPERVLHIKGTGGLDDDLYIQSQHSASGEGSVIITRARDSAGTPAAVLTNDSLGFLAFRGYDGSAFVNAASINSYAASDFATSKSSTMIFSTIASGTSAERMRIHSDGNVGIGTTAPPGHLTVSSAAAYTMIYNTNTSAGGQAWRWLSSSTAAPLGANAMCFALNVCYFSLYSTGNATLSGTLTQASDVRLKNDIKPILNALDRITNIQGVTYQWIDKNKDQTKQMGLIAQEVEAVFPEVVKTDSNGFKSVAYQNLVAPIIEAIKELNHRWSSDSEVIHKELVSQKREIASLKEENEKLKTQVQEISSIKKALCKQDKSLDFCIK, encoded by the coding sequence ATGAAACACGGAACGTATCTTGTCTTGGTTCATATTCTTCTGGCCTCCTTAGGAAGCTTCGCCGCTCCTAATCTGCTGACTTATCAAGGCCGCATTGTGAAAGCCGACGGTACGGCACTAGAATATAACAACGTTAGCTTTCTTTTTGAAATTACGAATAATACCGGTGCCTGTGTCATCTATCGTGAACAGAAGAACGGAATCAATATGACTAACAGTCATGGGGTTTTCGACGTTCCCATCGGTGCAGGTACGAAGCTTTTCCCGTCTTCTCCGACGAAAACTCTTTTAAATGCTTTCAATAACAGCACGACGCATGATTGCGCCGATGCGGATAACAATGTTGCTGGCAACTACACTCCTGCGGTAGGTCACACGCGTTTGCTTCGTGTGCAATTCCACGATGGTACGGGATGGAAGGTTATTAGCCCGGACAATGAAATTCGTTCTGTTCCTTTTGCCGCCTATTCGCAATCTGCAGAGAAACTGGGAGATCTAGGCGCAAATGATTTCATCGTGAAAACCGGAATTCCTTCTTGTAATGCCGGAGAGTTTTTAACTTGGAATGGAACGGCCCTTACTTGCGCAGCGGTGTCAGGTGCAAGTGGCGGCACGGTGACTAATGTCACTTCCGCCAACTCTTATCTTACGGTCGCTAGTAATACATCGACTCCAGTTCTAACTTTGAATGTGGGTTCTACGGCAAACACCGTTGCTGCCGGCAATGACCCGCGTTTATCAGACTCTCGTCCGCCGAATGGCGCCGCTTCCGGCGATTTAAGTGGAACTTATCCAAATCCAACTGTGGCAAAGATTCAGAATGTCGCAGTTGCTACGGCGGTTCCGACAACGGGGCAGTTTTTTAAGTTCGATGGTTCCCAATGGGCGGCTTCAGCCATTGCGATTTCGGATGTGACAAACTTGAATTCCACATTCTCTAATTATCACACCACCGCGGCCTTCAATGCCGCTGTAGGAAGTGCGAATTGCGCCGCTTACCAAACTCCTTACTGGAATTCGGTTTCGGGCTCTTTTCAGTGCCAAGCGATCAACGTATCCGTCGCCGGCGATGTCAGTGGAAGTATTGGTGCCGTATCGGTTAATAAAATTAAAGGTGTCGATGTTGATACGACCGGATTATCTTCAGGACAAGTTTTGAAATACGATGGAACGAAGTGGGCGCCTGCGAATGACAGTAATGCCGGTGGTACAGTTACAAATATTGCAACCGGCACGGGTCTTAGCGGCGGCCCGATCACTTCGACGGGAACTATTTCTTTGGCAAATACGACAGTCACCGCGGGTTCTTATACGCGAGCCAATATTACGGTGGACGCTCAGGGTCGTTTAACTGCAGCGAGCAATGGATCGGCCGTGAATCTTGCCACGGATATCACAGGAACTCTTCCAATAGCGAACGGCGGTACTGGCCAAACAAATGCGACAGACGCCTTCAACGCGCTTTCTCCTCTGACAACTAAAGGTGATATTGTCGTGAATGACGGAACCAATGACATTCGTCTTCCAGTAGGTATAAATGGCCAAGTTCTTTCCGCGAACTCGGCCCAGGCCTCGGGCTTACAATGGGTGACTCCCACTAATGGAACTGTCACCAATGTTTCAGGCACGGCACCTATTTCGGTTTCATCCGGTTCAACAACTCCTTCAATTTCAATCGTGGACGCGACGACCTCAGCAAAAGGAGCTGTGCAAGTAGGCGCTGGTATCGCGGTCTCTGCGGGAACTATCAGTGCGGACCCTGCTAACTTCCCTTCGGCTGTTCCGGTTTCTAAAGGTGGTACGGGCGCAACCTCTTTGACTGCAAATAGACTTCTTGCTTCCAATGGAAGTGGCAGTGCGATCACAGCATTTAACTGTGCGACGGGACAGCTTCTTACTTTTGATGCCACAGGTATGATGACCTGTACATCTTTCGCAAATGCTTCGGTTTTTGTGAATGGCGGAAACTCTTTCGCAGCGGCAGGAACTTTAGGAACAAATGATTCCAATGCATTGAATTTAGAAACAAACAACACGGTTCGACTTACGATCAGCGCGGCAGGTGACCTCGCCGTCAATACGACGGTCGACACAAATGCAAAACTCAAGATCCGTTCTGGTTCGGCGACTCAAGCACCTCTGAGTTTAGACAGTCCGGCCTCAGGTATTCCTAGTATTGATTTTCTTCGCAATGGAACTTGGAAGGGAACTTTTGGATTCACAAATGGTGCTGGGGATGAACTTTATGTCTCTAACGGCGTGAATGGCCCTGTGATTTTTGATACCAATAACGACGAAAAAATGCGCATTCAAGCTGATGGTAAAGTGGGCATCGGTTCAAGTGGTCCAGGGGCCTTGTTACAAGTCGGTGCTTGGGATGCCCAAGCGACTTACAATAGCATTTTCGTAGGAAGTTATCACAACACTTTAGGACAAGCTCAGTTCGTTGGTAACTGGAACAGCACTGGATATTGGGGTATTGGCCCTGCGACAAATCCAGCTAACGGTGTCGTGCGCATTGGTAATGCAAATACGGCTGGTGATTGGAGAGCTACGCAGGATTTGGCGCTTCAAGTTCCAGGAAGAATCGGTATCGGCCCGACGGTCACAGCTCCCGAAAGAGTGTTGCACATCAAAGGAACTGGCGGGCTTGATGATGATCTTTATATTCAATCGCAGCACAGTGCGAGTGGCGAAGGTTCCGTGATTATCACGCGTGCGCGTGATTCTGCCGGAACGCCCGCCGCTGTTCTTACTAATGACAGTTTAGGATTTCTTGCCTTCCGTGGATATGACGGCTCAGCCTTTGTAAATGCCGCAAGCATTAACTCCTATGCCGCATCTGACTTTGCGACTTCAAAATCATCAACGATGATATTCAGTACAATAGCGTCGGGAACATCTGCTGAACGAATGAGAATTCATTCTGACGGGAATGTCGGGATCGGAACAACGGCACCTCCGGGACACCTTACAGTCTCATCTGCGGCGGCGTATACGATGATCTATAATACCAACACTTCCGCCGGCGGTCAGGCTTGGCGTTGGTTATCTTCATCAACAGCAGCGCCTCTTGGTGCGAACGCAATGTGTTTTGCTTTGAATGTTTGTTACTTCAGTCTCTACTCTACGGGTAATGCCACCCTCTCTGGCACTCTCACTCAAGCTTCGGATGTCCGTCTTAAGAATGATATTAAACCCATCCTGAATGCGCTGGACCGAATCACAAATATCCAAGGTGTGACTTATCAATGGATCGACAAAAATAAAGACCAGACAAAACAAATGGGTCTTATCGCCCAAGAAGTTGAAGCTGTTTTCCCTGAAGTCGTGAAAACGGATAGCAACGGCTTTAAGTCTGTCGCTTATCAAAATCTTGTAGCTCCGATCATCGAAGCCATTAAAGAGTTGAACCATAGATGGTCTTCAGATTCGGAAGTCATTCACAAAGAATTAGTCTCACAAAAAAGAGAGATCGCTTCACTGAAGGAAGAAAACGAAAAGCTGAAAACCCAGGTTCAAGAAATTTCTTCTATCAAAAAGGCGTTGTGCAAACAGGATAAGAGTCTCGACTTCTGTATAAAGTGA